The following DNA comes from Peribacillus sp. FSL E2-0218.
CCTACCCATTCATAGAATTGCCTTTGATTAAGTTGATATTATCCAAGTACAACTAAATCTTGATGAAACAAATAAAGAATACAGTCTCCTACCGAAAACCACCAAAGATACTTATGTTTTCGTACAACGATTAAACAGGAGGTTTCACCTTTTACTTTACGACAAATAGAAAGAAATTCATCACTTTGAAAAAGGTTTAATATCTTCTCTTCAAGGTTTTTAAACATATAATGATTTGTAGTAGGAAAGGATAATAGGTTTTCCATATCCGTTTTATTCTGTTTAAAAAGATCAATCACTATCTCAGCACTGTCGGCAGTATAGTGTGCATCTAATATAATTACGAATTCCCAATCCTCATTTTTAT
Coding sequences within:
- a CDS encoding PP2C family serine/threonine-protein phosphatase, coding for MEGCYCNNHTEDTQTSGTYKGEEFSWVGSQEAFIDNPDIQKLNQIIVGRYGGYSEAGQNKNEDGCLVWSNKNEDWEFVIILDAHYTADSAEIVIDLFKQNKTDMENLLSFPTTNHYMFKNLEEKILNLFQSDEFLSICRKVKGETSCLIVVRKHKYLWWFSVGDCILYLFHQDLVVLG